A single genomic interval of Thermodesulfatator atlanticus DSM 21156 harbors:
- the glp gene encoding molybdopterin molybdotransferase MoeA, which translates to MISYEEAQKLITEHIAPLKTTKLPVWEAEGFVLAEDTYARIDVPSVSVSLKDGFAVRAKDVANASQETPVRLKLLGEIFAGGEKGLVLKPKTCIRITAGAPVPEGASAVLAEEFARADGDTVLAFADAPPGKNILPRGQDLTRGKPLLPKGTLLFPPEVGLLAGAGFGEVEVFAKPKVHILATGDEVVAPGQPLSEGKIYASNLVTLCSWCRHFGLATTYAVEKDEEGVIRAHMEKSLAETDVLITSGGAWKGPKDLVHRVLKALGWEEIFHYVRIGPGKAVSFGKLGKKIIFCLPGGPPSNQMAFLNLALPGILRLAGWQNGPFPWVFAKLTQSLSGQEDWTQFFLGKVFIEKDEMWFEPLPPKSRLSYLANAEALATLPEGKTSLEEGETIKIKLLKWPLNESRACGNKKSDDNV; encoded by the coding sequence ATGATCTCTTATGAAGAGGCTCAAAAACTTATCACTGAACACATAGCTCCCCTTAAGACCACAAAGCTTCCTGTGTGGGAAGCCGAAGGCTTTGTCCTTGCCGAGGACACCTATGCCCGGATAGATGTCCCCAGTGTTTCGGTTTCGCTGAAAGATGGCTTTGCCGTGCGCGCTAAAGACGTAGCAAATGCTTCGCAAGAGACCCCGGTAAGGCTTAAGCTTCTTGGAGAAATCTTTGCAGGCGGTGAAAAAGGCCTGGTACTTAAGCCTAAAACCTGTATTCGTATAACCGCCGGAGCCCCGGTGCCTGAGGGCGCTTCTGCTGTGCTTGCCGAAGAATTCGCAAGGGCAGATGGCGATACTGTCCTTGCTTTTGCAGATGCCCCGCCCGGCAAAAACATACTTCCCCGCGGTCAGGACCTCACCAGAGGAAAACCCCTGCTTCCCAAAGGGACTTTGCTTTTTCCGCCTGAAGTAGGGCTTCTTGCAGGTGCGGGATTCGGGGAAGTCGAAGTTTTTGCTAAGCCCAAGGTGCATATTCTTGCTACAGGCGATGAGGTGGTTGCCCCGGGGCAGCCGCTTTCTGAAGGGAAAATTTACGCCAGCAACCTGGTAACTCTTTGTTCCTGGTGCAGGCATTTTGGCTTAGCAACCACATACGCCGTAGAAAAAGACGAAGAAGGTGTCATCCGCGCTCACATGGAAAAAAGCCTTGCCGAAACCGATGTGTTAATAACTAGCGGTGGCGCCTGGAAAGGCCCAAAAGATTTAGTTCACAGGGTGCTCAAGGCCCTTGGCTGGGAAGAGATTTTTCACTACGTGCGTATTGGCCCGGGAAAGGCGGTTTCTTTTGGCAAGTTAGGCAAAAAAATTATCTTTTGCCTGCCTGGTGGACCGCCTTCTAACCAGATGGCCTTTTTAAACCTGGCTTTACCTGGAATTTTGCGTTTAGCTGGCTGGCAAAACGGACCTTTTCCTTGGGTCTTTGCAAAGTTAACCCAAAGCCTTTCTGGCCAGGAGGACTGGACCCAATTTTTCCTAGGAAAAGTATTCATCGAAAAAGACGAAATGTGGTTTGAGCCCCTGCCCCCCAAAAGTCGGCTTAGTTATCTGGCTAATGCTGAAGCCCTGGCCACTCTACCTGAAGGTAAAACCTCTTTGGAAGAAGGCGAAACAATCAAAATCAAACTGCTTAAGTGGCCTTTAAATGAATCAAGGGCATGTGGGAACAAGAAATCAGATGATAATGTTTAG
- the coaE gene encoding dephospho-CoA kinase (Dephospho-CoA kinase (CoaE) performs the final step in coenzyme A biosynthesis.) produces the protein MSCEDKKPLKIAVTGPPAAGKSTILRMFAEEGVPVFSADEEVHKLSRPCQKGFHQIIAKFGEEFLTPGGELDRKRLLKAMLKDKKLKKALEGIFHPLVKDRLIKWVNENQGSSRLIAEIPLLYQAGWEVFFDKVIWVTAPEDVLIGRLTQRLGDVSLARALITRYFEDMPRKIFYDLKIDGTILPEKIKKRLKEHDLL, from the coding sequence ATGAGTTGCGAAGACAAAAAGCCGCTTAAAATCGCGGTAACAGGCCCACCTGCCGCAGGCAAAAGCACTATTTTGCGCATGTTTGCTGAAGAAGGCGTGCCTGTTTTTTCTGCTGACGAAGAGGTTCACAAGCTCTCAAGACCCTGCCAAAAGGGGTTTCATCAAATAATTGCAAAGTTTGGCGAGGAGTTTTTAACCCCTGGCGGAGAGCTTGACCGCAAAAGACTCCTTAAAGCCATGCTAAAGGACAAAAAACTTAAAAAGGCCCTGGAAGGGATCTTTCATCCCCTAGTAAAAGATCGCCTTATCAAGTGGGTTAACGAAAACCAGGGAAGTTCACGTCTTATTGCGGAAATCCCTTTGCTTTACCAGGCGGGGTGGGAAGTTTTTTTTGACAAAGTTATTTGGGTAACTGCTCCAGAAGACGTCCTTATTGGCCGCTTGACCCAAAGGCTAGGGGATGTCTCCCTCGCCAGGGCTCTTATCACGCGCTATTTTGAAGATATGCCCCGAAAAATTTTTTACGACCTTAAAATTGATGGGACTATATTGCCAGAAAAAATCAAAAAGAGGCTAAAAGAACATGATCTCTTATGA
- a CDS encoding RluA family pseudouridine synthase yields MNKSEKIIKLTATPEDQGKRLDVFLGEKIPELTRSQAKKLIEQGRVKIKKVKNPRPKHKIQGEEEIEVFIPAPATLEITPQEHVPFDIIYEDSHLAVINKPAGVVVHPAAGHYEETLVHGLLARLKGLSGIGGELRPGIVHRLDKDTSGLLVVAKDDQTHQALTNMFKARQVKKTYLALVHGIPHAKFGVIKKPIGRHPVNRKKMSVHAKVAREAETIYRIKETFHKASLLEVELKTGRTHQIRVHLSSIGHPIVGDELYGGAKPHGPKAKRQMLHAWRLSFKHPITGEELSFEAPLPEDFEELLNELRRQKAA; encoded by the coding sequence ATGAATAAAAGCGAAAAGATCATCAAGCTTACTGCTACCCCTGAAGATCAAGGAAAACGACTGGACGTTTTTTTAGGTGAAAAAATCCCTGAACTCACCCGTTCCCAGGCCAAAAAGCTTATAGAACAAGGCCGGGTCAAAATTAAAAAAGTAAAAAACCCAAGGCCCAAACATAAAATCCAGGGAGAAGAAGAAATAGAAGTCTTTATCCCTGCCCCTGCTACCCTGGAGATTACCCCTCAGGAACACGTTCCCTTTGACATCATTTACGAAGACAGCCACCTCGCCGTGATAAACAAACCTGCCGGGGTGGTGGTGCATCCTGCAGCCGGGCATTATGAAGAAACTCTTGTCCACGGGCTTTTAGCCCGTCTAAAAGGTCTTTCTGGCATCGGGGGTGAGCTTCGCCCGGGCATTGTCCACCGCCTTGACAAAGACACCTCAGGGCTTCTGGTAGTAGCCAAAGACGACCAAACCCACCAGGCCCTAACCAACATGTTCAAAGCACGCCAGGTAAAGAAAACCTACCTTGCCCTGGTGCACGGGATCCCGCATGCAAAATTTGGTGTCATCAAAAAACCCATTGGCAGGCACCCGGTAAACCGCAAAAAAATGTCTGTACACGCCAAAGTAGCCCGTGAGGCAGAAACAATTTACCGGATAAAAGAAACCTTCCACAAAGCAAGTCTCCTTGAAGTGGAACTCAAGACCGGACGCACCCATCAAATCAGGGTGCATCTTTCCTCAATAGGGCATCCCATTGTTGGAGACGAACTTTACGGAGGCGCCAAGCCCCACGGCCCAAAAGCCAAACGCCAGATGCTCCATGCCTGGCGACTTTCCTTTAAACATCCGATAACTGGTGAGGAGCTAAGTTTTGAAGCCCCTTTGCCAGAAGATTTTGAGGAACTCCTAAATGAGTTGCGAAGACAAAAAGCCGCTTAA
- a CDS encoding TrmH family RNA methyltransferase, whose amino-acid sequence MKKEAMEEYLVIPKRLARMRQVLEKRQPDLRVFLERVVNYHNVSAILRTADAVGILHVHYFHEGQLPINDAISCGAHRWLILHRETDVKEALLKLKHQGFQLVATGLFPETIDFRQVDYTRPTVIIVGHELEGISATVRELADFTVKIPMYGMVQSLNVSVATGVVLYEAERQRREKGLYQKCHLSEEEIAAILEEWAYERVIKDKARGRMRS is encoded by the coding sequence GTGAAAAAAGAAGCTATGGAAGAATATTTGGTAATACCTAAAAGACTCGCGCGCATGCGCCAGGTGCTTGAAAAGCGACAACCGGACCTGCGCGTTTTTTTAGAAAGGGTTGTCAATTATCACAACGTAAGCGCTATTTTACGCACGGCAGATGCAGTGGGCATCCTTCACGTGCACTATTTTCACGAAGGCCAACTCCCTATAAATGACGCTATTTCCTGCGGAGCCCACCGCTGGCTCATACTTCACCGGGAAACTGATGTAAAAGAGGCCCTTTTAAAACTCAAACACCAGGGCTTTCAACTAGTGGCCACGGGACTTTTTCCAGAAACCATTGACTTCCGCCAAGTGGATTACACCAGGCCAACAGTCATTATCGTAGGCCATGAGCTTGAAGGCATTTCTGCCACTGTGCGCGAGCTTGCAGACTTTACCGTTAAAATCCCCATGTACGGTATGGTGCAAAGTCTAAACGTGTCAGTGGCCACAGGGGTGGTGCTTTATGAAGCTGAACGCCAGCGCCGGGAAAAAGGCCTTTACCAAAAGTGCCACCTGAGCGAAGAGGAAATTGCCGCTATCCTTGAAGAATGGGCATATGAGAGGGTAATAAAAGACAAAGCCCGTGGCAGAATGCGTTCATGA
- a CDS encoding RpnC/YadD family protein — protein MYYDIASKVVLSHCKEPFLTYFCNLPVEKASLIDPRPQETPSLRRSDFVLKTTLSDNTEILVLLEFLSAWKDEIPLRTLECRSRHILQENLPVKTFLILFIPSQRAVNFYKDEEVNFKFNLIKLYEIPAEEIIQKGPECLFPFLPLFKNGTKYIDEAEKRIYQADIPRQSKADLLTGMAILGGLVSENIPLKLIKRRRDIMIESAAYEIIKREGYEEGLKEGIQQGIQQGIQQGIQQGIQQGIRQGLLKAIELGLKLKFGIEGLKLYPEIKKIEDVALLEVISEAIDTAENISDIKKLISEA, from the coding sequence ATGTATTACGATATTGCTTCAAAAGTTGTTCTTTCTCATTGTAAAGAGCCTTTTCTTACTTATTTTTGTAATCTTCCAGTAGAAAAGGCGTCTTTAATTGATCCAAGGCCTCAGGAAACCCCCTCCCTCAGAAGATCTGACTTTGTCCTTAAGACCACTCTTTCTGACAATACTGAAATTCTCGTTCTTTTAGAATTTCTTTCTGCTTGGAAAGATGAGATCCCGTTAAGAACTCTTGAATGTCGTTCGCGCCATATTCTTCAAGAAAATCTTCCCGTAAAAACTTTTTTAATTCTTTTTATCCCTTCTCAAAGAGCTGTAAATTTTTACAAAGACGAAGAAGTGAATTTTAAGTTTAATCTTATTAAATTGTATGAAATCCCCGCTGAAGAGATTATACAAAAAGGCCCGGAGTGCTTATTCCCCTTCTTACCTCTTTTTAAAAACGGAACAAAATATATTGATGAAGCAGAAAAAAGAATTTATCAGGCAGATATTCCGCGACAAAGCAAGGCCGATCTTCTTACCGGAATGGCCATATTAGGGGGTCTTGTTTCAGAAAATATCCCTTTAAAATTAATTAAAAGAAGGAGAGATATCATGATAGAAAGCGCTGCTTATGAAATCATAAAGCGCGAAGGATACGAAGAAGGATTGAAAGAAGGAATACAGCAGGGAATTCAGCAGGGAATTCAGCAGGGAATTCAGCAGGGAATTCAACAGGGAATTCGTCAGGGATTGCTAAAAGCCATAGAACTCGGGCTAAAACTCAAATTTGGGATCGAGGGTTTGAAGTTATACCCTGAAATAAAAAAGATTGAAGACGTAGCCCTGCTTGAAGTCATAAGTGAGGCCATTGATACTGCCGAAAATATATCTGATATCAAAAAATTGATCTCTGAAGCTTAG
- a CDS encoding molybdopterin biosynthesis protein, with protein sequence MKRKIYLRKKPLAEALEIIKSAFPWAEFLKAEKIPSRKARGRVTAQAIYAKRSVPAYNAAAMDGIAVRADNTFGAHESNPLRLKVGRKAFWVNTGEPLPPETDAVIMVEEVHQVSEDEVEIMSPAFPWQHVRKIGEDVVEGELLFPSSHLLTYWDVGALLATGHLEVLVKERPRVAIIPTGDELITPEKATPQDLARGLNVEFNSAMIASLVEEWGGTAQVFDIVPDKPELLKAALKQALSEDFHLIAILAGSSAGAKDYTASLIEEEGELFFHGVTMMPGKPALFGRLGPKPVIGVPGYPVSAILAFEKLMKPAFEQMFGVRLPERPKVRAKAGRKIPSRLGTREFLRVKLGEVSQRKVFIHLKRGAGAITTLTRADALCEIPEELEGLAQGAECELEILRPEKDLSKAALVVGSHDIALDILTEFLKKEAPEFDLSFAHVGSLGGLLALRDGLCHFGGTHLFDPETGDFNVPYIKRYLPETPLILVHFAYREQGLILPRGNPKNIKGLEDLVREDVRFINRQKGAGTRVLLDYHLEKLGLSPQHIAGYETEENTHLGVAIAVATGRADVGLGILAAARLLGLDFVPLFRERYDLCVRKDFSASDLWQKISALLSSEAYRERVASLGGYDVSEMGKVLYEQG encoded by the coding sequence ATGAAAAGAAAAATCTATTTGAGAAAAAAGCCCCTTGCTGAGGCCCTTGAAATCATCAAATCTGCCTTTCCCTGGGCGGAATTCCTTAAAGCCGAAAAAATTCCGTCGCGCAAGGCCCGTGGCCGTGTTACCGCACAGGCCATTTATGCTAAGCGCTCGGTTCCGGCATATAACGCCGCTGCCATGGACGGTATTGCCGTGCGGGCAGACAACACTTTTGGTGCCCACGAGTCAAATCCCTTGCGTTTAAAAGTTGGTCGGAAGGCCTTCTGGGTAAACACTGGGGAGCCTCTTCCTCCTGAAACCGACGCGGTCATCATGGTGGAAGAGGTGCATCAGGTCTCAGAAGACGAAGTGGAAATAATGTCTCCTGCCTTTCCCTGGCAGCACGTGCGTAAGATCGGTGAAGACGTGGTAGAAGGTGAGCTTCTTTTCCCTTCTTCGCATCTTCTAACTTACTGGGATGTCGGAGCCCTTCTTGCCACCGGGCATCTTGAAGTCCTGGTGAAAGAACGCCCGCGGGTAGCCATTATTCCTACTGGAGACGAACTGATTACCCCGGAGAAGGCTACCCCTCAGGATCTTGCCAGGGGCTTAAACGTGGAATTTAACTCCGCTATGATTGCATCTCTGGTGGAAGAATGGGGCGGCACTGCCCAGGTCTTTGATATTGTTCCAGACAAACCCGAGCTTCTTAAGGCGGCTTTAAAACAAGCTCTTTCAGAGGATTTTCACCTGATTGCCATATTGGCAGGCTCTTCAGCAGGGGCCAAAGATTACACGGCAAGCCTGATAGAGGAAGAAGGCGAGCTTTTCTTTCATGGCGTAACCATGATGCCGGGCAAACCTGCGCTTTTCGGGCGACTTGGCCCAAAGCCAGTTATCGGCGTGCCCGGGTATCCCGTCTCAGCTATCCTTGCCTTTGAAAAGCTCATGAAGCCTGCCTTTGAGCAAATGTTTGGAGTAAGGCTTCCTGAGCGTCCTAAAGTGCGTGCTAAAGCGGGGCGCAAAATCCCTTCGCGTCTTGGTACGCGAGAGTTCTTACGCGTAAAGCTTGGAGAGGTCTCTCAGCGCAAAGTTTTCATCCACCTTAAAAGAGGAGCCGGGGCCATTACCACCCTTACGCGGGCTGATGCCCTTTGTGAGATTCCCGAAGAGCTTGAGGGCCTTGCTCAGGGAGCAGAATGTGAGCTTGAAATACTGCGCCCAGAAAAAGATTTGTCTAAAGCCGCTTTAGTGGTGGGAAGCCATGACATAGCCCTTGACATTCTTACAGAGTTTCTGAAAAAAGAGGCCCCGGAGTTTGATCTTTCCTTTGCTCATGTAGGGAGCCTTGGCGGGCTTTTGGCCTTGCGTGATGGGCTTTGCCATTTTGGTGGCACCCACCTTTTTGACCCTGAGACCGGAGACTTCAACGTTCCTTATATCAAGCGTTATTTGCCAGAAACCCCTTTGATCCTAGTTCATTTTGCTTATCGGGAGCAGGGGCTTATCCTCCCCAGAGGGAATCCTAAAAACATAAAAGGCCTTGAAGACCTTGTGCGTGAGGACGTGCGTTTTATAAATCGCCAAAAAGGTGCAGGGACAAGGGTCTTGCTTGATTATCACCTGGAAAAACTTGGCCTTTCGCCGCAACACATCGCCGGATACGAGACCGAGGAAAACACCCACCTTGGGGTGGCCATTGCGGTGGCTACTGGTCGGGCTGACGTGGGGCTTGGGATTCTTGCAGCGGCGCGGCTTCTTGGGCTTGATTTTGTTCCCCTTTTCCGGGAGCGATACGACCTCTGCGTGCGGAAGGATTTTTCCGCATCAGACCTCTGGCAAAAGATCTCAGCCTTGCTTTCCTCTGAGGCTTATAGAGAGAGGGTGGCCTCCTTGGGTGGTTACGATGTTTCCGAGATGGGGAAGGTGCTTTACGAGCAGGGGTAA
- a CDS encoding helix-turn-helix domain-containing protein has product MDHIGAKIKKLMQRRELTYEKLAKQAGIAKRTLELAISDPGGRTLATMEKIARTLGVSLVHLIEPAPLWEEEGTGPRKKVYARIDEKTLEFLKKRAEDCGTILSAYIDEILSQAARMYRVQCGECEGIFWVEREKPFCRCPYCGTVVEICSGLQPN; this is encoded by the coding sequence ATGGACCATATTGGAGCAAAAATCAAAAAACTCATGCAAAGAAGAGAACTCACTTATGAAAAGCTTGCCAAGCAGGCTGGCATAGCCAAGCGCACACTCGAGCTTGCCATTTCCGACCCTGGTGGCCGCACGCTTGCCACCATGGAAAAAATTGCCCGCACCCTTGGAGTGTCTTTAGTCCATCTAATTGAACCTGCCCCTCTATGGGAAGAAGAAGGGACAGGTCCTCGCAAAAAAGTCTATGCCCGCATAGACGAAAAAACCTTAGAGTTCCTCAAAAAGCGGGCAGAAGATTGTGGCACTATTCTTAGTGCCTACATAGACGAAATTCTTTCTCAAGCCGCACGTATGTATCGTGTGCAGTGCGGCGAATGCGAAGGAATTTTTTGGGTTGAAAGGGAAAAACCCTTCTGCAGGTGTCCCTACTGTGGGACAGTTGTAGAAATATGTTCGGGTTTGCAGCCTAACTAA